From Myxocyprinus asiaticus isolate MX2 ecotype Aquarium Trade chromosome 25, UBuf_Myxa_2, whole genome shotgun sequence, one genomic window encodes:
- the LOC127415683 gene encoding DNA repair protein RAD51 homolog 1-like produces MAMRSVSRVEVEGGLEEEESFGPQPVARLEQCGISSSDIKKLEDAGFHTVEAVAYAPKKELLNIKGISEAKADKILTEAAKMVPMGFTTATEFHQRRAEIIQISTGSKELDKLLQGGIETGSITEMFGEFRTGKTQLCHTLAVTCQLPIDQGGGEGKAMYIDTEGTFRPERLLAVAERYGLVGSDVLDNVAYARAFNTDHQTQLLYQASAMMTESRYALLIVDSATALYRTDYSGRGELSARQGHLGRFLRMLLRLADEFGVAVVISNQVVAQVDGAAMFSADPKKPIGGNILAHASTTRLYLRKGRGETRICKIYDSPCLPEAEAMFAINADGVGDAKD; encoded by the exons ATGGCTATGAGGAGTGTGTCCCGTGTGGAGGTGGAGGGAGGACTTGAGGAGGAGGAGAGCTTTGGGCCACAACCGGTCGCCCGTCTGGAG CAGTGTGGCATCAGCAGCAGTGACATCAAGAAGCTGGAAGATGCTGGGTTTCACACCGTTGAGGCCGTGGCGTACGCACCAAAAAAGGAACTGCTGAACATCAAAGGTATCAGTGAAGCCAAAGCTGACAAGATCCTG acaGAGGCTGCTAAGATGGTACCCATGGGATTCACGACTGCAACAGAGTTTCACCAGCGGAGAGCTGAAATCATCCAGATCTCCACTGGATCCAAAGAGCTTGATAAACTCCTACAGG gaggAATCGAGACGGGCTCCATCACTGAGATGTTTGGAGAGTTCCGCACAGGAAAAACACAGCTGTGTCATACGCTGGCCGTCACCTGCCAG CTGCCCATAGATCAGGGTGGTGGGGAGGGCAAAGCCATGTACATCGACACAGAGGGAACTTTCCGTCCAGAGAGACTGCTGGCTGTAGCTGAGAG GTACGGGTTGGTGGGCAGTGATGTGCTGGATAATGTGGCGTACGCGAGAGCCTTCAACACAGACCATCAAACACAGCTGCTTTATCAGGCCTCTGCTATGATGACTGAGTCCAG ATACGCTCTGCTGATAGTAGACAGCGCAACAGCCCTTTACAGGACCGATTACTCTGGACGAGGAGAGCTGTCCGCTCGTCAGGGACATCTGGGACGATTTCTACGCATGCTGCTCCGTCTTGCTGATGAG TTTGGTGTTGCCGTCGTCATCAGTAACCAGGTTGTAGCGCAGGTGGACGGAGCGGCCATGTTTTCTGCAGATCCCAAGAAGCCGATTGGAGGAAACATTCTAGCACATGCCTCAACTACTAG ATTATATCTGCGGAAGGGTCGAGGTGAGACGCGCATCTGTAAGATCTACGACTCGCCGTGTTTGCCTGAGGCGGAGGCCATGTTTGCCATCAATGCCGATGGAGTAGGTGACGCCAAAGACTGA